One genomic region from Zalophus californianus isolate mZalCal1 chromosome 14, mZalCal1.pri.v2, whole genome shotgun sequence encodes:
- the LOC113912767 gene encoding 40S ribosomal protein S18-like produces MSLVIPEKFQHILRVLNTNIDGWRKIAFAITAIKGVGRRYAHVVLRKADIDLTKRAGELTKDEVERVITITQNPCQYKIPDWFLNRQKDVKDGKYSQVLANGLDNKLREDLERPKKIRAHRGLRHFWGLRVRGQHTKTTGRRGRTVGVSKKK; encoded by the coding sequence ATGTCTCTAGTGATCCCTGAGAAGTTCCAGCACATTTTGCGAGTACTCAACACCAATATCGATGGGTGGCGGAAAATAGCTTTTGCCATCACTGCAATTAAGGGTGTGGGGAGAAGATATGCTCATGTAGTGTTGAGGAAAGCAGACATTGATCTCACCAAAAGGGCCGGAGAGCTCACTAAGGATGAGGTGGAACGTGTGATCACCATTACGCAGAATCCTTGCCAGTATAAGATCCCAGACTGGTTTTTGAACAGACAAAAGGACGTGAAGGATGGAAAGTACAGCCAGGTCCTGGCCAATGGTCTGGACAACAAACTTCGTGAAGACCTGGAGAGACCGAAGAAAATTAGGGCCCACAGAGGGCTGCGCCACTTCTGGGGACTTCGTGTCCGAGGCCAGCACACCAAGACCACAGGGCGCCGTGGCCGCACCGTGGGTGtgtccaagaagaaataa